Proteins co-encoded in one Muntiacus reevesi chromosome 13, mMunRee1.1, whole genome shotgun sequence genomic window:
- the LRAT gene encoding lecithin retinol acyltransferase isoform X2: MKNPMLEAVSLVLEKLLFISNFKFFSSGAPGEDKAGNTLYEINSFLRGDVLEVPRTHLTHYGIYLGDNRVAHMMPDILLALTDDRGLTQKVVSNKRLILGVICRVASIRVDTVEDFAYGAEILVNHLDRSLKKKALLNEEVAQRAEKLLGITPYSLLWNNCEHFVTYCRFGTAISPQADKDVSKCTEKECGNAVPLPATPESCPVIAAEVIRGSTQHS; this comes from the exons ATGAAGAACCCAATGCTGGAGGCGGTGTCGCTTGTGCTGGAGAAGCTGCTCTTCATCTCCAACTTCAAGTTCTTCAGTTCGGGCGCCCCGGGGGAAGACAAGGCTGGGAACACGTTATATGAGATCAACTCTTTTCTCCGCGGCGACGTGCTGGAGGTGCCTCGGACACACCTGACGCACTATGGCATCTACCTGGGCGACAACCGTGTCGCCCACATGATGCCCGATATCCTGTTGGCCCTGACTGACGACAGAGGGCTCACGCAGAAGGTGGTCTCCAACAAGCGTCTCATCCTAGGCGTCATTTGCAGGGTGGCCAGCATCCGCGTGGACACCGTGGAGGACTTCGCCTACGGAGCCGAGATCCTGGTCAATCACTTGGACAGGTCCCTCAAGAAGAAGGCGCTGCTCAACGAAGAGGTGGCCCAGAGGGCAGAGAAGCTGCTGGGCATAACTCCCTACAGCCTGCTTTGGAACAACTGCGAGCATTTCGTCACCTACTGCAGGTTCGGCACCGCGATTAGCCCCCAGGCCGACAAG GATGTCTCGAAATGCACGGAGAAAGAATGTGGCAATGCCGTTCCGCTGCCAGCGACGCCAGAGAGCTGCCCAGTTATTGCCGCAGAAGTCATCAGGGGGTCCACCCAGCATAGTTGA